The following are encoded in a window of Gossypium raimondii isolate GPD5lz chromosome 13, ASM2569854v1, whole genome shotgun sequence genomic DNA:
- the LOC105781942 gene encoding uncharacterized protein LOC105781942 produces the protein MAMLNGTNFKEWKRHLLIVLGCMDIDLALREEQLAPLIAERTPDVKRDFERWDRSNRMSLMIMKHNILKAFRGTESKKITQAKGFLDEIEKRFAKNDKVEMTSLLTSLMSMKYKGQGNVREYIMEMFYTASRLKALKIELSKELLVLMVLVSLPAQFNQFKISYNCQKEKWTLNELIYHCVQEEERLKRDKSESDHLANAPKDKGKKRKYQNEVDKGPAKNKQQQATESCFFCNKSRHVKKDCTKYHAWRAKKGLPKLPKAK, from the exons atGGCCATGCTTAATGGAACTAATTttaaggaatggaaaaggcaCTTACTTATAGTGCTTGGCTGTATGGACATAGACCTTGCGCTAAGGGAAGAACAACTTGCACCTCTTATTGCGGAAAGAACCCCTGATGTCAAGAGGGATTTTGAGAGGTGGGATCGTTCAAATCGCATGAGTCTAATGATCATGAAACACAACATTCTAAAAGCCTTTAGGGGCACAGAATCTAAAAAGATTACTCAAGCTAAGGGTTTccttgatgaaattgagaagCGTTTTGCTAAAAACGATAAGGTTGAAATGACATCACTTCTGACTTCTTTGATGTCCATGAAGTATAAGGGTCAAGGAAACGTAAGGGAGTACATTATGGAGATGTTCTATACTGCTTCAAGACTTAAGGCACTTAAGATCGAGCTTTCTAAGGAATTACTTGTTCTTATGGTTTTGGTATCACTTCCTGcacaatttaatcaatttaaaattagttataacTGTCAAAAGGAGAAATGGACcctaaatgagctcatttatcATTGTGTGCAAGAGGAAGAAAGGTTGAAGCGTGATAAGTCTGAAAGTGATCATTTGGCCAATGCCCCTAAAGACAAgggcaagaaaagaaaatatcagaATGAAGTTGATAAGGGTCCagctaaaaataaacaacaacaaGCTACAGAGAGTTGTTTCTTTTGTAACAAGTCTAGACATGTAAAGAAAGATTGTACCAAATATCATGCTTGGCGTGCAAAGAAAG GGTTGCCTAAGTTACCGAAAGCCAAGTGA